A part of Capsicum annuum cultivar UCD-10X-F1 chromosome 6, UCD10Xv1.1, whole genome shotgun sequence genomic DNA contains:
- the LOC107864016 gene encoding uncharacterized protein LOC107864016, with protein sequence MATSETKLSMKLLIDTKAKKVLFAEVDKDCIDFLFHILSLPLGRVTKLLKDRGMNGCLNNLYQSVEDLNDSYLESKNIILQPECPHLSKPYDKNDELCYSAACTCGPAANRGFVKELQVKYMVMDDLVVKPLSAVSSITALKDNFNVKDVGALHEEVVQFGTQEVIGIEVAEIIVGVENNLTSLFMTGVKVEK encoded by the exons ATGGCGACTTCAGAGACCAAATTGAGCATGAAGCTTTTGATTGACACAAAGGCTAAAAAAGTACTATTTGCTGAGGTTGATAAGGACTGTATCGATTTCCTCTTCCACATTCTTTCACTTCCACTAGGCCGTGTCACTAAGCTTCTTAAGGATAGAGGAATGAATGGGTGCTTGAATAACCTCTACCAAAGCGTAGAGGACCTGAATGACTCCTATTTGGAGTCTAAGAACATCATTTTACAACCCGAGTGTCCTCAT TTGTCGAAACCGTATGACAAAAATGATGAGCTATGTTACTCTGCGGCCTGTACCTGCGGGCCGGCTGCCAATAGGGGTTTTGTGAAGGAGTTGCAGGTGAAGTACATGGTGATGGATGACTTGGTCGTTAAGCCCTTATCTGCCGTATCTAGTATTACCGCTCTAAAAGACAACTTTAACGTCAAGGATGTTGGTGCCCTGCATGAGGAAGTTGTTCAGTTTGGAACACAGGAGGTAATTG GCATTGAAGTTGCTGAAATTATCGTTGGAGTCGAAAACAATTTGACAAGTCTCTTCATGACAGGAGTGAAAGTGGAAAAATAG
- the LOC107863948 gene encoding ABC transporter F family member 4-like has product MVANSVKDDAPTNKKMKKSSGHEKRLDKHNYECLVSWRMRISLARALFVQPTLLLLDEPTNHLDLRAVLWLEEYLCRWKKTLVVVSHDRDFLNTVTSDIIHLHDMKLHLYRCKFDDFEIVFEQRCQAMNKKYDDYIKHRGAAKRSGDPPQKWRDYRVEFHFPEPTELTPPLLLLIEVSFSYPNRPDFRLCDVDVGIDMGTRVAIVGPNGEGKSTLLIHLSGDLVPTEGEVRRSQKLRIGRYSQHFVDLLTMDETPVQYLLGLQPDQEGPSKQEAVRAKLGKFGLASHNHLTPILKLSGGQKARVVFTSISMSKPHILILDEPTNHLDMQSIDALANALEEFTGGVVLVSHDSRLLSRLCDDEERSEIWIVENGTVVKFPDTFDEYKAELVRQIREEVDD; this is encoded by the exons atggttGCAAATTCTGTGAAGGATGATGCTCCAactaataagaagatgaagaagtcttCTGGGCATGAAAAGAGATTAGATAAACAT AACTATGAGTGTCTGGTTTCTTGGAGGATGAGAATTTCTCTAGCAAGGGCTCTTTTCGTTCAGCCTACTCTATTGCTGTTGGATGAACCTACTAATCATCTTGATCTTCGGGCTGTTCTATGGTTAGAGGAGTACCTGTGCAGATGGAAGAAAACTCTGGTCGTTGTTTCACATGATCGAGACTTCCTTAATACTGTTACCAGTGACATTATTCATCTCCATGACATGAAACTGCACCTCTATCGgtgtaaatttgatgattttgaaattgtGTTTGAACAACGTTGCCAGGCTATGAACAAAAAGTATGATGATTATATTAAGCACAGAGGAGCTGCCAAGAGATCTGGAGATCCCCCTCAGAAGTGGAGGGACTACAGGGTGGAGTTCCACTTCCCTGAGCCTACCGAACTGACACCTCCACTTCTTCTGCTAATTGAGGTCAGCTTCAGTTACCCTAATCGACCAGATTTCAGGCTCTGTGATGTTGATGTTGGAATTGATATGGGGACTCGAGTTGCTATTGTTGGGCCCAATGGAGAGGGCAAATCGACCTTGCTTATCCACTTGTCAGGTGACTTGGTTCCTACAGAAGGTGAAGTCCGCAGGAGTCAAAAGTTGAGGATTGGAAGGTACTCGCAGCATTTTGTTGATCTTCTCACAATGGATGAGACACCTGTCCAGTACCTGCTTGGTCTTCAACCAGATCAAGAGGGACCTAGTAAGCAAGAAGCCGTTCGTGCAAAGCTAGGAAAATTTGGACTTGCCAGCCATAACCATCTTACCCCTATTTTAAAGTTGTCTGGAGGACAAAAGGCTAGAGTTGTCTTTACGTCTATTTCCATGTCGAAGCCTCACATCTTGATATTAGATGAGCCAACAAACCATTTGGACATGCAGAGTATCGATGCTTTGGCAAATGCTCTTGAGGAATTCACTGGTGGAGTTGTGTTAGTTAGTCATGACTCGAGGCTCTTATCAAGGCTTTGTGATGACGAAGAAAGAAGTGAAATATGGATAGTTGAGAATGGGACCGTTGTAAAGTTCCCAGATACATTTGATGAGTACAAGGCAGAACTTGTAAGGCAAATCAGGGAAGAGGTCGATGATTGA